A single window of Micrococcaceae bacterium Sec5.1 DNA harbors:
- a CDS encoding glycoside hydrolase family 38 C-terminal domain-containing protein yields the protein MHDDRRITEQRLDRFVRERLLPAIYGRSVPLQLSSWDAPGEPVPAAEAMRQLFTPQEPGAPWGKPWSTKWLRLQGEVPEGWGSAEGTAVEIIVDLGFNSDVPGFQCEGTAWRADASIIKAISPRNYHVPLKLLGGGLSVDFYVEAAANPDVSQGWSFAPTPLGDKATSGDEPRYRLGRIAIAELNETVWELNQDVWTLSGLMHELPMELPRRHEILRALERMLDIMDPDDVAGTAAAGREALAEVLSRPAYASAHELVATGHAHIDSAWLWPVRETIRKCARTFSNVVALMDENPDFVFSCSSAQQMAWIKEFFPELFVRIREKVRAGQFVPVGGMWVESDTNMPGGEAMARQFVEGKSFFLKEFDVECQEAWLPDSFGYSGALPQIVKSAGLRWFLTQKISWNKVNRMPHHTFTWEGIDGTRLFTHFPPVDTYNAELHARELAHAERNYREHGRGTMSLVPFGYGDGGGGPTREMVAAAHRTADLEGSPKVRLGTAKDFFTAAEAEYRNLPVWVGEMYLEMHRGTYTSQAKTKRGNRRSEHLLREAELWCSTAAVRLGDAYAFPEAELKRLWRLVLLQQFHDILPGSSIAWVHQDAERNYEAIARDLEAIITQAAQALVGQGDRQFLLNAAPHKRAGVPALAAAEAVKPDAVVDAGEKDGGYVLDNGIIRAVVDSDGLLTSLTDHSSGREAIAPDQPGNLLELFRDTPNEWDAWDIEEFYRRNVTKLTEAETIDLERTAAGAVVVVKRTVGASTITQRITLDAGAESLGIATTVDWREREKMLKIAFPLDVRADRSASETQFGHVFRPTHTNTSWDAAKFEICAHRWIHVAEPGYGVAVSNSSSYGHDVTRAVRGDGGTTTTVRVSLLRSARFPDPEADRGEHTLELSIRPGAGIGDAVEEGYRTNLKARYVTGSKPVEPLVSVSNPALAVEAVKLAEDGSGDVIVRLYESLGQRSAGVVRANFEAHGVQAADLLERPVEAPGVTVGQAAAELVLRPFQLVTLRFAR from the coding sequence TTGCACGACGATCGCCGGATCACTGAACAGCGTCTCGATCGATTCGTTCGGGAACGTCTTCTTCCGGCCATTTACGGCAGGTCCGTCCCACTGCAGCTCAGCAGCTGGGATGCGCCTGGAGAACCCGTGCCCGCAGCCGAGGCCATGCGCCAGCTCTTCACGCCCCAGGAGCCGGGCGCACCTTGGGGTAAGCCGTGGAGCACTAAATGGCTCCGCCTGCAGGGTGAAGTTCCAGAAGGCTGGGGTTCTGCCGAGGGGACGGCGGTGGAAATCATCGTGGACCTTGGCTTCAACAGCGACGTGCCGGGGTTCCAGTGTGAAGGCACAGCCTGGCGCGCCGATGCCAGCATCATCAAGGCCATCTCCCCACGTAACTACCACGTTCCGCTGAAGCTGCTCGGTGGCGGATTGTCCGTGGATTTCTATGTGGAAGCAGCAGCCAACCCGGATGTGTCGCAGGGTTGGTCATTTGCGCCTACTCCTTTGGGGGACAAGGCGACATCCGGAGACGAACCCCGGTATCGCCTCGGCCGGATTGCCATTGCCGAACTCAACGAGACGGTGTGGGAACTGAACCAGGACGTGTGGACACTGAGTGGTCTCATGCACGAGCTCCCCATGGAGCTGCCGCGCCGCCACGAAATCCTGCGGGCCCTGGAACGGATGCTGGACATCATGGACCCGGACGATGTTGCGGGAACGGCTGCCGCAGGCCGCGAGGCACTGGCAGAGGTACTGAGCCGGCCCGCCTATGCTTCGGCCCACGAACTCGTGGCTACCGGTCATGCGCACATCGACTCCGCTTGGTTGTGGCCTGTCCGTGAAACCATCCGCAAGTGTGCCCGTACATTCTCCAATGTCGTGGCTCTCATGGACGAGAACCCCGACTTCGTCTTCTCGTGTTCCTCGGCCCAGCAGATGGCCTGGATCAAGGAATTCTTCCCTGAGCTTTTTGTCCGCATCCGGGAAAAGGTCAGGGCCGGGCAGTTCGTTCCCGTCGGTGGCATGTGGGTTGAATCGGACACCAACATGCCCGGTGGCGAGGCCATGGCGCGCCAGTTCGTGGAAGGCAAGAGTTTCTTCCTGAAGGAATTCGACGTGGAGTGCCAGGAAGCCTGGCTGCCCGATTCGTTCGGCTACTCCGGCGCACTCCCACAAATCGTTAAATCTGCAGGTTTGCGATGGTTCCTTACGCAGAAGATTTCCTGGAACAAGGTGAACCGGATGCCGCACCACACGTTCACGTGGGAAGGCATCGATGGCACCCGGTTGTTCACCCATTTCCCGCCGGTAGACACGTATAACGCAGAGCTCCATGCCCGCGAGCTTGCGCATGCGGAACGCAACTACCGTGAGCACGGGCGCGGCACAATGTCACTGGTTCCCTTCGGTTATGGCGACGGCGGTGGTGGTCCCACACGCGAGATGGTGGCCGCTGCACACCGCACGGCAGATCTCGAGGGTTCACCCAAGGTCAGGTTGGGCACGGCCAAGGACTTCTTCACGGCGGCCGAAGCCGAGTATCGCAACCTCCCGGTGTGGGTGGGCGAGATGTACCTGGAGATGCACCGCGGAACGTACACCAGCCAAGCGAAGACCAAGCGGGGCAACCGGCGCAGCGAGCACCTGCTGCGTGAGGCAGAACTGTGGTGCTCCACGGCTGCAGTGCGACTGGGCGACGCCTATGCCTTTCCCGAAGCGGAGCTCAAGAGGCTCTGGCGGTTGGTGCTCCTCCAGCAATTCCACGACATCCTGCCGGGCAGTTCCATCGCCTGGGTCCACCAGGATGCCGAGCGGAACTACGAGGCAATCGCCCGCGATCTCGAGGCCATCATCACCCAGGCTGCTCAGGCACTTGTCGGCCAGGGAGACAGGCAGTTCCTGCTCAACGCGGCCCCACACAAGCGGGCTGGCGTGCCGGCACTCGCCGCTGCGGAAGCCGTGAAGCCGGACGCAGTTGTTGATGCCGGCGAAAAGGATGGCGGCTACGTCCTGGACAACGGAATCATCCGAGCCGTGGTGGACAGTGATGGCTTGTTGACCTCGCTTACGGATCATTCCTCTGGCCGTGAGGCGATTGCCCCCGATCAGCCCGGCAACCTGCTTGAGCTGTTCAGGGATACTCCCAATGAATGGGACGCCTGGGACATCGAGGAGTTCTACCGTCGCAACGTCACCAAGCTGACGGAGGCGGAAACCATCGATCTTGAGCGTACGGCGGCAGGCGCCGTCGTGGTGGTCAAGCGTACGGTTGGTGCCTCCACCATCACGCAACGGATAACGCTCGACGCCGGTGCGGAGTCGCTGGGGATCGCCACCACAGTGGACTGGCGGGAACGCGAAAAGATGCTCAAGATCGCCTTCCCACTGGATGTCCGGGCGGACCGCTCGGCCTCCGAGACCCAGTTCGGCCATGTGTTCCGGCCGACCCACACGAACACATCATGGGATGCTGCGAAGTTTGAGATCTGCGCACATCGCTGGATCCACGTTGCCGAGCCAGGTTATGGCGTGGCGGTCAGCAACTCCTCCAGCTATGGGCACGACGTCACCAGGGCTGTCCGCGGAGACGGGGGGACGACGACCACCGTCCGTGTCTCGCTGTTGCGCTCCGCCAGGTTCCCGGACCCTGAAGCGGACCGCGGCGAGCACACACTTGAACTGTCCATCAGGCCTGGAGCGGGGATCGGGGATGCCGTGGAGGAGGGCTACCGGACCAACCTGAAGGCCCGCTATGTCACGGGCAGCAAGCCAGTGGAACCGCTTGTGTCCGTATCCAACCCTGCCTTGGCAGTGGAGGCAGTGAAGCTGGCCGAGGATGGCTCCGGAGACGTCATTGTGCGTCTTTACGAATCCTTGGGACAACGCTCAGCCGGCGTTGTCAGGGCCAACTTTGAAGCTCATGGCGTCCAGGCCGCGGACCTGCTGGAACGGCCGGTAGAGGCCCCTGGAGTGACTGTGGGGCAGGCAGCAGCTGAGCTGGTCCTGCGCCCGTTCCAATTGGTCACGTTGCGGTTCGCCCGATAA
- a CDS encoding amino acid ABC transporter ATP-binding protein, producing the protein MSPTDAPQQREPRVTSVLKARNLAKAFGSNVVLRDIDIDIRRGQVVALIGPSGSGKTTVLRSLNGLEIPDAGTVTFGGTGRGPRSASGSGSGSGSETSDGLSIDFGAKVGKKEIAALRDRSAMVFQHYNLFPHMTVLKNIIEGPVQVQKRPKAEAIAEAERLLERVGLADKRDAYPFELSGGQQQRVGIVRALALQPQLLLFDEPTSALDPELVGDVLGVIKELAEEGWTMVIVTHELAFAQHVADEVIFMDGGVVVERGPAAEVLRAPRQERTKLFVKRLQHDV; encoded by the coding sequence ATGTCGCCCACTGATGCACCTCAACAGCGCGAACCGCGCGTCACCTCAGTCCTGAAGGCCCGGAACCTCGCCAAAGCCTTCGGCAGCAACGTGGTTCTGCGCGACATCGATATCGACATCCGGCGCGGCCAGGTGGTGGCCCTGATCGGGCCGTCGGGTTCGGGCAAGACCACTGTTTTGCGTTCGCTCAACGGCCTTGAAATCCCCGACGCCGGTACCGTCACCTTTGGCGGCACCGGTCGTGGTCCGCGCTCGGCTTCCGGCTCCGGCTCCGGCTCGGGGAGCGAGACCTCTGATGGCCTCTCCATCGATTTCGGCGCCAAAGTGGGCAAGAAGGAGATCGCAGCGCTGAGGGACCGCAGCGCCATGGTGTTCCAGCACTACAACTTGTTCCCGCACATGACGGTCCTGAAGAACATCATTGAAGGCCCCGTCCAAGTCCAGAAGCGGCCCAAGGCAGAGGCCATCGCCGAAGCCGAGCGATTGCTGGAGCGGGTGGGCCTGGCTGACAAGCGGGACGCTTATCCGTTTGAGCTCTCAGGCGGACAACAGCAGCGCGTGGGCATTGTCCGTGCTTTGGCGCTCCAGCCCCAACTGCTGTTGTTCGACGAGCCCACGTCGGCATTGGATCCCGAGCTCGTCGGTGACGTTCTGGGCGTCATCAAGGAACTCGCTGAGGAAGGCTGGACCATGGTGATCGTGACCCATGAGTTGGCCTTTGCCCAGCACGTGGCAGACGAGGTCATCTTCATGGACGGCGGCGTTGTGGTGGAGCGCGGCCCTGCTGCCGAGGTGCTGCGCGCACCCCGGCAGGAACGGACCAAGCTGTTCGTAAAGCGGCTGCAGCACGACGTCTAA
- a CDS encoding amino acid ABC transporter permease: MNWDLIWSSFGPIITGAVTGTIPLTLASFAFGLVLALVVALLRLSSNWLLSGIGRFYVSVIRGTPLLVQLFVIFFGLPSIGIRLDPWPSAIIAFSLNVGGYAAEIIRAAILSVPKGQWEAGHTIGMSHPQTLVRIILPQAARVSVPPLSNTFISLVKDTSLASLILVTELFRNAQQIAAFSQEFMALYLQAALVYWVICLILSTAQSAVERRLDRYVAH; this comes from the coding sequence ATGAACTGGGACCTCATTTGGAGTTCCTTCGGGCCAATCATCACGGGGGCCGTAACGGGCACCATCCCCCTTACCCTGGCCTCCTTTGCGTTTGGCCTGGTGCTGGCCTTGGTGGTGGCGCTGTTGCGGCTGAGCTCGAATTGGCTGCTGTCCGGCATAGGTCGTTTCTACGTCTCGGTCATCCGCGGAACTCCCCTGCTGGTGCAGCTGTTTGTGATCTTCTTCGGCCTTCCCAGCATTGGTATCCGGCTGGATCCCTGGCCGAGCGCCATCATCGCGTTCTCCTTGAACGTGGGCGGCTACGCAGCCGAGATCATCAGGGCCGCAATTCTTTCCGTCCCCAAGGGACAGTGGGAAGCCGGCCACACCATCGGAATGTCCCACCCCCAAACGCTGGTGCGGATTATCCTTCCGCAAGCGGCACGGGTGTCCGTTCCACCGTTGTCCAACACCTTCATTTCCCTGGTGAAGGACACCTCGCTCGCTTCCCTCATCCTGGTTACTGAACTTTTCCGCAATGCCCAGCAAATCGCTGCGTTCAGCCAGGAGTTCATGGCCCTGTACTTGCAGGCAGCCCTGGTTTACTGGGTCATCTGCCTGATCCTTTCCACTGCGCAATCCGCCGTGGAAAGGAGATTGGACCGCTATGTCGCCCACTGA
- a CDS encoding amino acid ABC transporter substrate-binding protein: MTSLRSRRSLFAATLAAAAIALSACGGGSTPAQSGGDTSLSDVKSKGELVIATEGTYRPFSFHAEGAGELTGFDVEIAKAVAEKLGVKASFQETQFDGIFAGLDAKRFDTIANQISINDERKAKYEFSKPYTVSTGVVVTKKDNSNINSFADLKGKTTAQSLTSNFYKMAVEAGANVQAVEGWAQSATLVQQGRVDATVNDKLTYLDYAKTTPDSGLKVAAEAPDKTESALVFRKGSTELTKAVDKALDDLRADGTLVKISEKYFGADVTK; encoded by the coding sequence ATGACCAGCCTTCGCTCCCGCCGTTCTCTTTTCGCCGCTACCCTGGCCGCCGCCGCCATTGCACTGTCTGCCTGCGGTGGCGGTTCCACTCCAGCCCAGTCCGGTGGCGATACATCCTTGTCCGACGTGAAATCCAAGGGCGAACTCGTCATCGCAACGGAAGGAACCTACCGCCCGTTCAGCTTCCACGCCGAGGGCGCTGGTGAACTGACGGGCTTCGACGTTGAGATCGCCAAGGCCGTTGCTGAAAAGCTGGGCGTGAAGGCGAGCTTCCAGGAGACGCAATTCGATGGGATCTTCGCGGGTCTGGACGCCAAGCGGTTCGATACCATCGCCAACCAGATCTCCATCAATGATGAGCGCAAAGCCAAGTACGAGTTCTCCAAGCCCTACACCGTCTCTACCGGCGTTGTGGTGACCAAGAAGGACAATTCCAACATCAACAGCTTCGCTGACCTCAAGGGCAAGACCACCGCGCAGTCGCTGACCAGCAACTTCTACAAAATGGCCGTGGAGGCCGGCGCCAACGTTCAGGCCGTTGAAGGCTGGGCCCAGTCTGCCACCCTCGTACAGCAGGGACGCGTGGACGCTACCGTCAACGACAAACTCACCTACTTGGACTACGCGAAAACCACCCCGGATTCCGGTTTGAAGGTGGCCGCCGAAGCACCGGACAAGACCGAGAGTGCACTGGTGTTCCGCAAGGGTTCCACCGAGCTGACCAAGGCTGTAGACAAGGCGCTGGATGATCTTCGGGCAGATGGAACCCTGGTAAAGATCTCCGAAAAGTACTTCGGTGCGGATGTCACCAAATAA
- a CDS encoding ABC-F family ATP-binding cassette domain-containing protein, with protein MTATLVAKDLAGGHGHRTLFSKLSLTVAPGDVVGVVGANGAGKSTLLRILSGVDQPQEGTVNLAPSDAFVGWLPQEHERTVGETIGAYIARRTGCARATAEMEATAEALGSGAPGADDAYSLAFDRWMASGAADLEDRIPAVLADLGLELGTDALMTGLSGGQAARVALGALLLSRFDVVLLDEPTNDLDLDGLARLEAFVQGLRGGVVLVSHDREFLARCVTTVVELDLAQNSVAVYDGGYEAFLEERAVAKRHARERYEDFANTKADLVSRARTQREWSSQGVRNAMKKNPDNDKIRRAASTESSEKQAQKVRQMESRIARLTEVEEPRKEWQLQFSIGQAPRSSAVVATLRDVVVHQGDFTLGPVNLQLNGGERIGITGPNGAGKSTLLRLLLGTRKPDDGEASMGASVAIGEIDQARGLLDGGRQLGDAVEAVLVDWNSADVRTLLAKFGLKADHTSRTVDSLSPGERTRAALALLQARGVNLLVLDEPTNHLDLPAIEQLEEALESYEGALLLVTHDRRLLQNVRLDSRWHLENGRVQELHHTLGQEK; from the coding sequence ATGACTGCAACACTGGTGGCCAAGGATCTTGCCGGTGGTCACGGCCACCGCACGCTCTTTTCAAAGCTTTCCCTCACCGTTGCTCCCGGCGATGTGGTGGGCGTGGTGGGTGCGAACGGCGCGGGCAAATCGACGCTCCTGCGCATCCTTTCCGGCGTGGACCAGCCGCAGGAGGGGACCGTCAACCTGGCCCCGTCGGACGCCTTTGTGGGCTGGCTGCCACAGGAACATGAGCGTACCGTGGGCGAAACCATCGGGGCCTACATCGCGCGCCGCACGGGGTGCGCCCGGGCCACTGCCGAGATGGAAGCCACCGCGGAGGCCCTCGGTTCCGGGGCTCCCGGAGCGGATGACGCATACTCCCTGGCCTTTGACCGCTGGATGGCATCCGGCGCTGCAGACCTCGAGGACCGGATTCCGGCCGTGCTGGCAGACCTTGGCCTGGAGCTTGGTACCGATGCCCTCATGACCGGGCTCTCCGGCGGGCAGGCTGCCCGGGTTGCTTTGGGTGCACTGCTGCTCAGCCGCTTCGATGTTGTCCTTCTTGATGAACCCACCAATGATCTGGACCTTGATGGCCTGGCCCGGCTGGAGGCTTTCGTGCAGGGCCTGCGCGGAGGAGTGGTTCTGGTTTCCCACGACCGTGAGTTCCTGGCCCGCTGCGTCACCACCGTTGTGGAACTGGACCTCGCCCAGAATTCAGTGGCTGTCTACGACGGCGGCTACGAAGCGTTCCTCGAGGAACGTGCGGTCGCCAAGCGCCACGCCCGCGAACGTTACGAAGATTTTGCCAACACCAAGGCCGATCTTGTGTCCCGCGCACGGACCCAGCGCGAGTGGAGCTCCCAGGGCGTCCGCAATGCGATGAAGAAGAATCCAGACAACGACAAAATCCGCAGGGCCGCGAGCACCGAGTCCTCCGAAAAGCAGGCACAGAAGGTCCGCCAGATGGAGTCGCGCATCGCCCGCCTCACCGAGGTAGAGGAACCGCGCAAGGAATGGCAACTGCAGTTCAGCATCGGCCAGGCGCCCCGCTCAAGTGCCGTCGTCGCAACCCTTCGTGACGTCGTGGTCCATCAAGGCGACTTCACGCTGGGACCAGTCAACCTCCAGCTCAACGGCGGTGAGCGCATCGGGATCACCGGGCCCAACGGCGCCGGCAAATCCACTCTCCTGCGCTTGCTGCTCGGCACCCGGAAACCGGACGACGGCGAAGCCTCCATGGGCGCGTCTGTCGCCATCGGCGAAATCGACCAGGCCCGCGGACTGCTCGACGGCGGACGGCAGCTGGGCGACGCCGTCGAAGCTGTGCTGGTGGATTGGAACAGTGCGGACGTTCGCACGCTCCTTGCCAAGTTCGGCTTGAAAGCGGACCACACTTCGCGGACCGTCGATTCGTTGTCCCCGGGAGAACGAACCCGTGCTGCGCTGGCCCTCCTGCAGGCCCGTGGCGTGAACCTGCTGGTGCTGGACGAACCCACCAACCATCTTGACCTCCCCGCGATCGAGCAACTTGAAGAGGCGCTGGAAAGCTACGAAGGCGCCCTCCTGCTGGTCACCCACGACCGGCGTTTGCTTCAGAATGTTCGGCTCGATTCGCGTTGGCACCTGGAAAATGGCCGTGTCCAGGAGCTTCACCACACCCTCGGCCAGGAGAAGTAA
- a CDS encoding ABC transporter ATP-binding protein translates to MSMDRVAWSSLYNITTAKSGSQPFSKETLKRVLGFAAPHKAKLIAFVIASIAGAFLAVATPVLAGQVVDAIIAKADVATVIWLAVLIAIVAVGEAGVGLVTRWLSSTIGEGVIVDLRTRVFDHVQRMPIAFFTRTRTGALVSRLNNDVIGAQSAFAGTLSGVVSNVVALALTLVVMLNTSWLVTVLAMVLLPIFLIPARRMGSKLADLRREAAAHNAAMGTQMTERFSAPGATLVKLFGRPDEESQEFAARAGRVRDIGIRTAMLQFTFVTALTLVSALALALVYGLGGWLALGGQLAPGDVVVLALLLTRLYAPLTALSNARVEIMSALVSFERVFEILDLQPLITEKPDAVAVPSGPVAVEFHDVRFSYPSADKVSLASLEDVSTLDTRGGEEVLHGVSFRVEPGQTVALVGSSGAGKSTVAQLLSRLYDVDSGAVRLGGQGPGTGVDVRDLGFDSLRDTLGMVTQDGHLFHETIASNLRLARPDATEEDMWEVLRRARLEPMIRSLPDGLETVVGERGYRLSGGERQRLTIARLLIKQPRVVILDEATAALDSTNEAAVQAALGEALEGRTAVVIAHRLSTIRAADVILVVEDGRIVERGTHTELLVADGRYAELYRTQFAEATAVAEEAVPEL, encoded by the coding sequence ATGAGTATGGACCGCGTAGCGTGGAGCTCGCTTTACAACATCACCACAGCTAAGAGCGGTTCACAGCCGTTCTCCAAGGAAACGCTGAAGCGCGTGCTGGGCTTTGCCGCGCCGCACAAGGCCAAGCTCATCGCCTTCGTCATTGCCTCGATCGCGGGTGCCTTCCTCGCCGTCGCCACGCCAGTGCTCGCGGGGCAAGTGGTTGACGCCATCATTGCCAAGGCGGATGTGGCCACGGTCATCTGGCTGGCCGTACTCATCGCGATTGTGGCTGTCGGCGAGGCTGGGGTTGGCCTGGTGACGCGATGGTTGTCCTCCACCATTGGCGAGGGCGTCATCGTGGACCTGCGCACCCGCGTGTTCGACCATGTGCAGCGCATGCCCATCGCTTTCTTCACCCGGACCCGGACAGGCGCGCTGGTCAGCCGCCTGAACAACGACGTCATCGGGGCACAGTCTGCCTTCGCCGGCACGTTGTCCGGTGTGGTCAGCAACGTTGTGGCGCTCGCCCTGACCCTGGTGGTCATGCTCAACACGTCCTGGCTGGTCACTGTCCTGGCCATGGTGTTGCTGCCAATCTTCCTGATACCAGCCCGGCGTATGGGATCCAAGCTGGCCGACCTCCGACGCGAGGCGGCCGCGCATAACGCTGCCATGGGTACGCAGATGACCGAAAGGTTCTCCGCTCCCGGCGCCACACTCGTGAAACTCTTCGGCAGGCCGGACGAGGAATCCCAGGAGTTCGCTGCCCGCGCCGGCCGGGTGCGTGACATCGGCATCCGAACCGCCATGCTGCAGTTCACCTTCGTCACGGCGCTGACTTTGGTCTCGGCACTGGCCCTGGCCCTCGTTTATGGACTGGGCGGCTGGCTTGCACTTGGTGGCCAACTGGCACCTGGCGACGTAGTGGTCCTGGCCCTCCTCCTGACCCGTCTCTACGCTCCGCTGACCGCCCTCTCCAACGCGCGTGTGGAAATCATGAGCGCACTTGTCAGCTTCGAGCGGGTCTTCGAGATCCTGGATCTGCAGCCCCTCATCACGGAAAAGCCGGACGCCGTAGCCGTTCCATCCGGACCCGTCGCCGTGGAATTCCACGACGTCCGCTTCTCCTACCCGTCGGCTGACAAAGTGTCCCTTGCCTCCTTGGAAGACGTGTCCACGCTGGACACGCGTGGCGGCGAGGAAGTCCTGCATGGTGTCAGCTTCCGTGTTGAGCCAGGCCAAACCGTCGCCTTGGTGGGCTCCTCCGGCGCAGGAAAGTCCACAGTGGCCCAACTTTTGTCGCGCCTCTACGACGTCGACTCCGGAGCCGTGCGCCTTGGCGGGCAGGGACCTGGTACCGGCGTGGATGTCCGGGACCTCGGCTTTGACTCACTGCGCGACACGCTGGGCATGGTGACCCAGGACGGCCACCTGTTCCACGAAACCATTGCATCCAACCTGCGCCTGGCCCGGCCGGATGCCACGGAAGAAGACATGTGGGAGGTGCTCCGGCGTGCACGCCTGGAACCCATGATTCGGTCTCTTCCGGATGGCCTGGAAACAGTCGTCGGCGAGCGCGGGTACCGGCTCTCCGGTGGCGAACGGCAACGGCTCACCATCGCGCGTTTGCTCATCAAGCAGCCTCGCGTCGTCATTCTTGATGAGGCGACCGCCGCGCTGGACTCCACTAACGAAGCCGCCGTCCAGGCGGCCTTGGGGGAAGCGCTCGAGGGGCGTACCGCCGTCGTGATTGCGCACAGGTTGTCCACGATCCGTGCAGCGGACGTGATCCTGGTGGTAGAGGACGGCAGGATCGTGGAGCGTGGCACTCACACCGAACTGCTTGTTGCCGATGGCCGCTATGCGGAGTTGTACCGGACCCAGTTCGCGGAAGCCACGGCGGTGGCTGAGGAAGCAGTTCCGGAACTCTAA
- a CDS encoding NUDIX domain-containing protein — protein MSVTDVIVVSAVCVYNKEGQLLTVRKRGTDKFMHPGGKPEAGETAAEAAARELFEEVGIEVAPEDLEPLGAWLAVAANEAATNIEATVFTAPGIWEAHPSAEIAEIRWLDLTAPLPGDLAPLLTDHVLPLLTPPK, from the coding sequence GTGAGCGTTACTGATGTGATCGTGGTCAGCGCCGTGTGCGTTTATAACAAGGAGGGCCAGCTCCTGACCGTCCGCAAGCGCGGCACGGACAAATTCATGCATCCAGGCGGCAAACCCGAGGCTGGCGAAACCGCGGCAGAAGCTGCAGCCAGGGAATTGTTCGAGGAAGTAGGCATCGAGGTTGCTCCCGAAGACCTCGAACCCCTGGGCGCTTGGCTCGCAGTGGCCGCCAACGAGGCCGCGACCAACATCGAAGCCACGGTCTTCACCGCTCCTGGGATTTGGGAAGCGCACCCTTCGGCCGAGATCGCCGAGATCCGTTGGTTGGACCTCACGGCACCCCTACCCGGGGACCTCGCACCGCTCCTGACGGATCACGTGCTGCCTTTGCTCACCCCGCCCAAGTAG
- a CDS encoding DUF6314 family protein, giving the protein MNHQQPIQDLRAYLAGTWNVERTLLDRASGTRGTFTGVVRYTEEPDGGLHYREDGTMHWPTHTGPAFREYLLKPGPEADSMDVFFPDGQPFHVMSFAEQANQDKHWCDPDDYYVNYTWEGPDAFRFTWDVRGPAKDLLLESHLVRVNTLSESTVGGKRERY; this is encoded by the coding sequence TTGAACCACCAGCAGCCCATCCAGGACTTGCGTGCCTATTTGGCCGGCACGTGGAATGTGGAGCGGACTCTGTTGGACCGGGCCTCCGGCACCCGCGGAACCTTTACCGGCGTCGTGCGTTACACGGAAGAGCCCGACGGCGGCCTTCACTACCGCGAAGACGGAACCATGCACTGGCCCACGCACACTGGCCCGGCGTTCCGCGAATATCTCCTCAAGCCTGGCCCTGAAGCGGATTCCATGGACGTTTTCTTCCCCGATGGCCAGCCATTCCATGTGATGAGTTTTGCGGAGCAAGCCAACCAGGACAAACACTGGTGCGATCCCGACGACTACTACGTGAACTACACCTGGGAAGGCCCGGACGCGTTCCGTTTCACGTGGGATGTCCGCGGTCCGGCCAAGGATCTGCTGCTGGAATCGCATCTGGTCCGAGTGAACACCTTGTCCGAATCAACAGTGGGAGGCAAGCGTGAGCGTTACTGA
- a CDS encoding inositol monophosphatase family protein → MTTGRHTATELDPSLDDYQLASALVREAGQLALLMRMGGLQGTRKTSVSDVVTAADHAAEAYVLEQLQRCRPEDGILGEEGTSVAGTSGRTWVIDPVDGTYNFLHGSTYWCSAIALKRDDSDPSDHRVNPVADPDVLLGAIYQPELDKLWLGGDEHPASLNGEPISGSGDLPVGQICAATYIHPTWLADPRTAMPWHAAAVSAASLRMFGSGSCDLGRVADGELGCWFQHSCPEWDWLPGKAIVRAAGGDTAVVQVNGLNWFIAGGPTAVRELSGALTSVPQFA, encoded by the coding sequence ATGACCACCGGCAGGCACACCGCAACTGAACTCGATCCATCACTTGATGACTACCAATTGGCCAGCGCACTGGTCCGCGAGGCAGGCCAACTGGCGCTGCTCATGCGGATGGGCGGGCTGCAGGGCACGCGCAAGACGTCAGTGTCCGACGTCGTCACGGCAGCCGATCATGCGGCCGAGGCGTATGTCCTGGAACAGTTGCAACGCTGCCGCCCCGAAGATGGCATCCTTGGCGAAGAAGGCACCTCTGTTGCCGGGACGAGTGGCCGGACCTGGGTTATCGATCCGGTGGATGGAACATACAACTTCCTGCACGGATCCACATACTGGTGCTCGGCCATTGCCCTCAAACGCGACGATTCAGACCCCTCAGATCACCGAGTCAATCCAGTTGCGGATCCTGACGTGCTGCTTGGGGCCATCTACCAGCCCGAACTGGACAAGCTGTGGCTCGGCGGGGACGAGCATCCGGCAAGCCTGAACGGCGAACCTATTTCAGGTTCCGGAGACCTCCCTGTTGGCCAAATCTGTGCAGCAACCTACATCCACCCCACCTGGTTGGCGGACCCCCGCACTGCAATGCCCTGGCATGCCGCAGCTGTCTCCGCCGCATCGCTGCGCATGTTCGGTTCAGGCTCGTGCGACCTCGGCCGCGTGGCTGATGGCGAGCTCGGCTGCTGGTTCCAGCACAGCTGCCCTGAGTGGGATTGGCTCCCCGGCAAGGCGATCGTCCGCGCTGCGGGTGGGGACACCGCCGTCGTGCAGGTCAACGGTCTTAACTGGTTCATCGCAGGAGGCCCGACGGCGGTCCGCGAGCTGAGCGGGGCCCTCACCTCTGTACCGCAGTTTGCGTAG